The Saliniradius amylolyticus DNA segment AGAGTGTTGAGAACGTGGCGGCGCTGAAAAACCCCAATACACAAGCGTCCTAGTGTTAAGGGGTTTTTTACCCCTTTAATCATCTTTTTTGATGCCGTAAGAGCCACTCAGCTGCATTTAGCGCAGTCAGTGCGGCTTGTCACCGTAAGATACAGAACGGTGTTCTGGCATTCGCGCTTGCTTGGTTGAAATCACTTTCCCGCTTACGGCGCCTCTGAATTTCTCCTCCGCCCTTGCCCGCAAAGAACACGCCCAATCACCATGGCGACGCCGTTCTTAAAGCTCTCAGGCTTGATCCACCGCAAATTCAGACTATTGGCGAAAACTCCCTTTTGAACATACACTTAATGCCAGTTGTTTAACTTGCTATTAGCTGAGTAAGGTATTTAAAGGATGCTGGATTTCAATAATATTTTGGTGGTGGTCGACCCGACTGTCGAGCAGCAAAAGGCACTAAACCGAGCGGTCGAGCTGGCCAAGAAAACCGGGGCGGACATCACCGCCTTTTTGACCATTTATGACTTTTCTTACGAGATGACCACCATGCTGTCGGTGGAAGAACGAGAAACCATGCGACAGGCAGTGGTAGATGATCGCACCGAGTGGTTGAGTGAACTCATTACCAGCCAGGTTCAGGACGACAGTATCACTGTTAAAGCAAAAGTGGTTTGGCATAACCGTCCCTATGAAGCCATCGTTCATGAGGCTCTGGAACATCAGTATGATCTGATCGTTAAAGGCACTCACCAACACAGTGCACTTAAGTCAGTGATCTTCACGCCTACTGACTGGCATCTGTTGAGAAAATCCCCTGTTCCGGTACTGCTGGTTAAGGATCATGACTGGCGTGATCAGGGCCATATCCTGGCCGCAGTGAATGTGGGTACCGAGGACGAGGAACATGCCAAGTTAAATGACAAAATCGCCACTACTGCCAAGGCTTATGCCGATACACTGAATGCGGATATGAATCTGGTGAACTCCTATCCGGGAACACCAGTCAATATTGCCGTGGAGATCCCTGAGTTCGATCCGGCCAGTTTCAATCAATCGGTCAAAGAGCACCATGAACAAACAATGCGCGAATTTGCCGATAAGCACGGCATCGGTCAGGAACACTGTTTTGTGCGCGAAGGCTTGCCAGAAGACGCGATACCAGCCGCGGCTCGTAATGTGGATGCCGAGTTAGTCGTATTGGGTACCGTCGGTCGCCAGGGCATTTCTGCTGCCTTGATTGGCAATACTGCCGAGCATGTCATTGATGAGTTGGACTGCGATGTACTGGCACTCAAGCCAGATGGTTTCGTCAGTCCCTTAAAGCAATAACCAGCTTGCCATCGCCCCTTTCCAGGGGCGATTTTTTATTTCGCTTTCGCTATAATCGCCGCCCTTATTGTCGGGTCAACCAAGGTGGCGAAATGAGCCAGATAGACACACTGTCAGCCAAGCAGAAATACGACTTCAACAAACTGCATAAACGCTTGCGCCGTGGAGTTGGCAAGGCCATTGCTGATTTTGCCATGATCGAAGAAGGCGATAAGGTAATGGTTTGCCTGTCCGGCGGTAAAGACAGCTACGGCATGCTTGAGATTCTGCGCTCTTTACAGCGCTCAGCCCCGGTGTCGTTTGAATTGATTGCCGTTAACCTGGACCAAAAGCAGCCCGGCTTTCCCGAGCATGTGTTGCCCGAGTACCTCGACGCCATTGATATGCCTTACCATATCGTCAATGAAGACACTTATTCCATTGTTAAGGACAAAATACCCGAGGGCAAAACCACCTGCTCTTTGTGCTCACGTCTGCGCCGCGGGATTCTTTATCGCACTGCCAGTGAGCTCGGTGCCACCAAGATCGCTCTGGGCCATCACAGAGACGATATGATCGAAACCCTGCTGTTGAATATGTTTCATGGCGGGACCTTAAAGTCCATGCCGCCGAAGCTTGTAAGCGATGATGGCCAGCATATGGTGATCCGCCCGTTGGCCTACTGCTCAGAAAAGGATTTGGCCCGCTTCGCGGAGGTCATGGCATTCCCCATCATTCCCTGTAATCTCTGTGGTTCGCAGGAAAACCTGCAGCGTAAAATGATTAAGCAGATGTTGCAGGATTGGGATCAGCGCTATCCCGGTCGCATTGAAAATATGGCTCGCGCCTTACAGCACGTGACGCCCTCCCATTTGGCCGATACTGAGTTGTTTGACTTTGCCAACCTGAGAACGCAGGACAGTCCCTTCGAAGGCGGCGATATCGGCTTTGACGCCCCGGAGCTGCCAAGCGGTGCCCCAGAGCATCGTGATGATGTGCAGATTGTGGAGCTGTCTTAGTCAGACTGCTCCACCCAGGCCGTGATACGCTTGGGCGCCTTTGGCAGGCTTAATTCGCCCCCCTGTTCAGTTAACCAGCTACTCGACAGCCTAATCTGACGGTCATGAACCGGCAGGTCAACAGGCTTGCCATTTAAGGTCACCTCGCCCGGCATTGGAGCGACATCAAACTGCAGCTGAATCCCTTGCGTTCCAGGCATTAAAAACGACAGGAAGCTCCCCATCTCATCAAAAAACACCTGGTACTGCTCAGATAAGGCCCTTAACTCGGCAAGGTCGTACTGCGTCTTGTTATATTCTGGCTTGGCTTCCAGCTGCACTGACATATCACAGTGCTCGGCAGACTCCGTCAATTGCAGTTTTACCTTGGCCTTTGCCATTT contains these protein-coding regions:
- a CDS encoding DUF2987 domain-containing protein, whose protein sequence is MRSILLIPVLAALCCPVNANTLELDYKSLYSHVRKLDDDTMPALQFAFGLLDNRSTGGQLCQIQSATLVTQKKKFELPVTEEGRFTVWAERALKMAKAKVKLQLTESAEHCDMSVQLEAKPEYNKTQYDLAELRALSEQYQVFFDEMGSFLSFLMPGTQGIQLQFDVAPMPGEVTLNGKPVDLPVHDRQIRLSSSWLTEQGGELSLPKAPKRITAWVEQSD
- the ttcA gene encoding tRNA 2-thiocytidine(32) synthetase TtcA; translated protein: MSQIDTLSAKQKYDFNKLHKRLRRGVGKAIADFAMIEEGDKVMVCLSGGKDSYGMLEILRSLQRSAPVSFELIAVNLDQKQPGFPEHVLPEYLDAIDMPYHIVNEDTYSIVKDKIPEGKTTCSLCSRLRRGILYRTASELGATKIALGHHRDDMIETLLLNMFHGGTLKSMPPKLVSDDGQHMVIRPLAYCSEKDLARFAEVMAFPIIPCNLCGSQENLQRKMIKQMLQDWDQRYPGRIENMARALQHVTPSHLADTELFDFANLRTQDSPFEGGDIGFDAPELPSGAPEHRDDVQIVELS
- the uspE gene encoding universal stress protein UspE codes for the protein MLDFNNILVVVDPTVEQQKALNRAVELAKKTGADITAFLTIYDFSYEMTTMLSVEERETMRQAVVDDRTEWLSELITSQVQDDSITVKAKVVWHNRPYEAIVHEALEHQYDLIVKGTHQHSALKSVIFTPTDWHLLRKSPVPVLLVKDHDWRDQGHILAAVNVGTEDEEHAKLNDKIATTAKAYADTLNADMNLVNSYPGTPVNIAVEIPEFDPASFNQSVKEHHEQTMREFADKHGIGQEHCFVREGLPEDAIPAAARNVDAELVVLGTVGRQGISAALIGNTAEHVIDELDCDVLALKPDGFVSPLKQ